The following coding sequences are from one Candidatus Hydrogenedentota bacterium window:
- a CDS encoding VCBS repeat-containing protein: MKLRRLFLPAAAVLLLAGAVSAGEVAFKTHRVGTYRGEACCVADFNNDGKPDIAALPFVYLAPDFKPLEICTVEGEVDDEGKGYRWDFINAALDADGDGWTDIVTASWFGKKSEWLRNPGPAEGHWPRALVEENGNFECGETWDIDGDGKVDEVLPEVATTVWYEANPVKGGEPAVLRHVISEKAMDWGGGCGDVNGDGRPDVLRPNAWFEAPADPRAGEWKEHPLALGGKEEGQAGHTAQILVYDVNRDGLPDLISSIAHDYGIFWWEQRKEGDTISWKRHLIDDTWSQAHSFMLADLDLDGDLDLVTGKRFMAHNGGDPGEFEPLGVYWYELVPGPAPEWKKHNVSFNEGIGSGLNLVTADLDGDGDSDIVVTGKWGGPVWFENTLK; this comes from the coding sequence ATGAAACTTCGCCGCCTGTTCCTCCCCGCCGCCGCCGTTCTTCTGCTTGCGGGGGCCGTGTCCGCCGGGGAGGTCGCGTTCAAGACGCACCGCGTCGGCACGTACCGGGGCGAGGCCTGCTGCGTGGCCGATTTCAACAACGACGGCAAGCCGGACATCGCGGCGCTGCCGTTCGTCTACCTCGCGCCGGACTTCAAACCGCTGGAAATCTGCACGGTCGAGGGCGAGGTGGACGACGAGGGCAAGGGCTACCGATGGGATTTCATCAATGCGGCCCTGGACGCGGACGGCGACGGCTGGACGGACATCGTCACCGCGTCGTGGTTCGGCAAGAAGTCGGAATGGCTGCGGAACCCCGGCCCGGCGGAGGGGCACTGGCCCCGCGCGCTGGTCGAGGAGAACGGCAACTTTGAGTGCGGCGAGACGTGGGACATTGACGGCGACGGGAAGGTGGACGAGGTGCTGCCGGAGGTGGCAACCACGGTCTGGTACGAGGCGAACCCCGTGAAGGGCGGCGAGCCCGCCGTGCTGCGGCATGTCATCTCGGAGAAGGCGATGGACTGGGGGGGCGGCTGCGGCGACGTGAACGGCGACGGGCGGCCGGACGTGCTGCGGCCCAACGCGTGGTTTGAGGCGCCCGCCGACCCGCGCGCCGGGGAATGGAAGGAGCATCCGCTGGCCCTCGGCGGGAAGGAGGAGGGGCAGGCGGGGCACACGGCGCAGATCCTGGTGTATGACGTGAACCGGGACGGCCTGCCGGACCTCATCTCCAGCATCGCCCACGACTACGGCATCTTCTGGTGGGAGCAGCGGAAGGAGGGCGACACCATTTCATGGAAGCGCCACCTCATTGACGACACGTGGTCGCAGGCGCACAGTTTCATGCTGGCGGACCTGGACCTCGACGGGGACCTCGACCTCGTGACCGGGAAGCGGTTCATGGCCCACAACGGCGGCGACCCGGGCGAGTTTGAGCCCCTGGGCGTCTACTGGTACGAGCTGGTCCCGGGGCCCGCGCCGGAATGGAAGAAGCACAACGTCTCCTTCAACGAGGGAATCGGCTCCGGGCTGAACCTGGTGACCGCGGACCTCGACGGCGACGGCGACAGCGACATCGTCGTGACGGGAAAATGGGGCGGCCCCGTCTGGTTCGAGAACACGCTGAAATAG
- a CDS encoding sodium:solute symporter, giving the protein MWSLNAIDYSVIGGYLLALLVLGLVLERMASRSLDDYFIGGRQLPWWALGISGMAFFLDMTGTMIITSFLFMLGPRGLFIEFRGGAVLGLAFMMLWGGKWHRRSKCLTVAEWMVFRFGDGWGGRFAQFVMALAGIVNSIGMLAYLIKGSGLFLTMFFPYSPLTCTLVMIGITCVYTMISGFYGVVFTDLFQSGIIALGVVIISVMAVAKIGAAPDFAAIAQQVTGNSQWMSSTPQLNTEMPAGYEQYHALFMFAFFYLMKNVFAGIPSGYDPRYFGAKSDRECGLLTGFWTCLMTLRWPMMMGFAAMGILLVHDLFPDRTAMAQAADLVKRENPALVKEQWADAVSDITNHPERHAPELVAGLKGVLGGEAWQKKLMLVGFEGGVDPERILPAVLLFNIPAGLRGLLLIVLLAAAMSTFNATINMTTGYVTRDIYQKYLHRAASTRELIYVSWATVLGLTAVSFVFAYSVKSINDIWDWIIMGLGGGLMVPLLLRLLWWRFNGGGFALGTFTGLTAAILQRALYPGMDPRLQFLFLGCVGLAASIIGTYLTPPEDVKAVGRFYRITRPFGVWGPFRRALPPAERAAMELEHRRDILCVPFALLWQVNMFLMPMQAVIGAWSGFAVSFVLFCVGLTGMYFLWFRHLPKENYFESGEEAGVKLGHETREETA; this is encoded by the coding sequence ATGTGGTCGTTGAACGCGATTGACTACTCCGTCATCGGGGGGTATCTGCTCGCGCTGTTGGTGCTGGGGCTGGTTCTGGAGCGCATGGCGTCGAGGAGTCTGGACGACTATTTCATCGGCGGGCGGCAGTTGCCGTGGTGGGCCCTGGGCATTTCGGGGATGGCCTTCTTCCTGGACATGACGGGGACGATGATCATCACGTCGTTCCTGTTCATGCTGGGGCCCCGGGGGCTGTTCATCGAGTTCCGCGGGGGCGCGGTGCTGGGGCTGGCGTTCATGATGCTCTGGGGGGGCAAGTGGCACCGGCGGTCGAAATGCCTGACGGTGGCGGAGTGGATGGTCTTCCGGTTTGGTGACGGGTGGGGCGGGCGCTTCGCGCAGTTTGTGATGGCGCTGGCGGGCATCGTCAACTCCATCGGCATGCTGGCCTACCTGATCAAGGGGTCCGGCCTCTTCCTGACCATGTTCTTCCCCTATTCGCCCCTCACCTGCACGCTCGTGATGATCGGCATCACCTGCGTGTACACCATGATCTCGGGCTTCTACGGGGTGGTGTTCACGGACCTCTTCCAGTCGGGGATCATCGCCCTGGGGGTGGTCATCATCTCGGTGATGGCCGTGGCGAAGATCGGGGCCGCGCCGGACTTTGCGGCCATCGCCCAACAGGTGACGGGGAACAGCCAGTGGATGAGCAGCACGCCGCAGCTCAACACGGAGATGCCCGCGGGCTACGAGCAGTACCATGCGCTGTTCATGTTCGCCTTCTTCTACCTGATGAAGAATGTCTTCGCGGGCATCCCCTCGGGCTATGACCCGCGCTACTTCGGCGCGAAAAGCGACCGCGAGTGCGGCCTGCTGACGGGGTTCTGGACCTGCCTGATGACCCTGCGCTGGCCCATGATGATGGGCTTCGCCGCCATGGGCATCCTGCTCGTGCACGACCTGTTCCCGGACCGGACCGCCATGGCGCAGGCCGCCGACCTGGTCAAGAGGGAGAACCCCGCGCTCGTGAAGGAGCAGTGGGCCGACGCGGTGTCGGACATCACGAACCACCCGGAGCGCCACGCGCCGGAGCTGGTCGCCGGGCTGAAGGGCGTGCTCGGCGGGGAGGCGTGGCAGAAGAAGCTCATGCTGGTGGGCTTTGAGGGGGGGGTGGACCCGGAGCGCATCCTGCCCGCCGTGCTCCTGTTCAACATTCCGGCGGGCCTGCGCGGCCTGCTGCTCATCGTGCTGCTGGCCGCCGCCATGTCCACGTTTAACGCGACGATCAACATGACCACGGGCTACGTCACCCGGGACATCTACCAGAAGTACCTGCACCGGGCCGCCTCGACGCGCGAGCTGATCTATGTGAGCTGGGCCACCGTGCTGGGCCTGACGGCGGTCTCCTTCGTCTTCGCCTACTCCGTCAAGAGCATCAACGACATCTGGGACTGGATCATCATGGGGCTCGGCGGCGGGCTCATGGTCCCCCTGCTCCTGCGCCTGCTCTGGTGGCGGTTCAACGGCGGCGGCTTCGCCCTGGGCACCTTCACAGGCCTCACCGCGGCCATCCTCCAGCGGGCCCTGTATCCCGGAATGGATCCGCGGCTCCAGTTCCTCTTCCTGGGCTGCGTGGGCCTGGCCGCGTCCATCATCGGCACCTACCTGACCCCGCCCGAGGACGTCAAGGCGGTTGGCCGGTTCTACCGCATCACGCGGCCCTTCGGGGTGTGGGGGCCCTTCCGCAGGGCGCTGCCCCCGGCCGAGCGCGCCGCCATGGAGCTGGAGCACCGCCGCGACATTCTCTGCGTCCCCTTCGCCCTGCTCTGGCAGGTGAACATGTTCCTCATGCCCATGCAGGCCGTCATCGGGGCCTGGTCAGGCTTCGCCGTCTCCTTCGTCCTGTTTTGTGTGGGACTGACGGGCATGTACTTCCTCTGGTTCCGACACCTGCCCAAGGAGAACTACTTCGAGTCCGGCGAGGAGGCCGGCGTGAAACTTGGCCACGAAACGCGGGAGGAGACCGCCTGA
- a CDS encoding universal stress protein yields the protein MSTEPLPDSPYQRILFCTDFSENADRAFDYALDAALRRPGCALFLLHVVPEPDAQFWKTYLYEVEGVDDKAKRDIDARVAETYRPRIPGGVDFRVEMRVGRDYQMILAFAAEVHADLIVVGRHGHSVLESALFGNVTEKVVRKAACPVLVVPPDPRKTRNAG from the coding sequence ATGAGCACTGAACCGCTTCCCGACAGCCCCTATCAGCGCATTCTCTTCTGCACCGACTTCTCGGAAAACGCCGACCGCGCCTTTGACTACGCCCTGGACGCCGCCCTCCGGCGGCCCGGCTGCGCGCTCTTCCTGCTGCACGTGGTGCCCGAGCCCGACGCGCAGTTTTGGAAGACCTACCTCTACGAGGTGGAGGGGGTGGACGACAAGGCCAAGCGCGACATAGACGCGCGGGTTGCGGAAACCTACCGGCCGCGGATTCCCGGCGGGGTGGACTTCCGCGTGGAGATGCGCGTCGGCAGGGACTACCAGATGATCCTGGCGTTTGCCGCCGAGGTCCACGCCGACCTCATCGTCGTGGGCCGCCACGGCCACAGCGTCCTGGAGTCCGCCCTCTTTGGCAACGTCACGGAGAAGGTGGTCCGCAAGGCCGCCTGCCCCGTGCTTGTGGTGCCGCCGGATCCCAGGAAGACCCGAAACGCCGGATAG
- a CDS encoding TRAP transporter large permease, with protein sequence MTAVQIGILGCVMLFVLLAASMPVAFAMAVVGLAAFAFMVNPAAAFSMVTADLYETFSSYSLTVIPLFVLMGQVCFHVGISRRLFNAAYQWLGALPGGLAMATVGACTAFGAICGSGPATAATMASVALPEMRRYNYSMELGGGAVAAGGSLGMLIPPSVVFIVYAIMTEQSIGKLFVAGVLPGFMIAAMFCGTIYLSCRRRPELGPAGPRTTMRAKLAALAGVSETLILFVVVMGGMFLGYFTATEAAAIGAAGSLAIAAARRELTFKMLRTALMETVRTSCMVMVIVAGAVMFGHFLARTRIPYVFAEWLGGLPLPGWTIVGSIILFFLLAGCFVDALALVLLTVPIFYPVITKLGYDPIWFGVIIVVVTQMGVISPPVGVNVYVVSGIERDIPLSTVFRGAMPFLWTLVLAAAILVAFPQISLFLPGLMN encoded by the coding sequence ATGACGGCGGTGCAGATCGGAATCCTGGGCTGCGTGATGCTTTTCGTCCTGCTGGCGGCGAGCATGCCGGTGGCCTTCGCCATGGCGGTCGTGGGCCTGGCGGCCTTCGCCTTCATGGTGAACCCCGCCGCGGCCTTCTCCATGGTCACCGCGGACCTCTACGAGACTTTCTCGTCCTACAGCCTGACCGTGATCCCCCTGTTCGTGCTCATGGGGCAGGTGTGTTTCCATGTGGGGATCAGCCGGCGGTTGTTCAACGCGGCCTACCAGTGGCTGGGCGCGCTGCCGGGCGGGCTGGCCATGGCGACGGTGGGGGCCTGCACGGCCTTTGGCGCCATCTGCGGCTCCGGCCCGGCGACGGCGGCCACCATGGCGTCGGTGGCCCTGCCCGAGATGCGGCGGTACAACTACAGCATGGAGCTGGGCGGCGGCGCGGTGGCGGCCGGCGGCAGCCTGGGCATGCTGATCCCCCCCAGCGTGGTCTTCATCGTGTACGCCATCATGACCGAGCAGTCCATCGGGAAGCTCTTCGTGGCCGGGGTGCTGCCGGGGTTCATGATTGCCGCCATGTTCTGCGGGACCATCTACCTCAGCTGCCGCCGCCGTCCGGAGCTGGGCCCCGCCGGCCCGCGCACGACGATGCGCGCGAAGCTGGCGGCGCTGGCGGGGGTCTCCGAGACCCTCATCCTGTTCGTGGTGGTCATGGGCGGCATGTTCCTGGGCTACTTCACGGCCACCGAGGCCGCGGCCATCGGCGCGGCGGGCAGCCTGGCGATTGCGGCGGCGCGCCGCGAGCTCACGTTCAAGATGCTGCGCACGGCCCTCATGGAGACGGTCCGCACCTCCTGTATGGTCATGGTCATCGTGGCGGGCGCGGTCATGTTCGGCCACTTCCTGGCGCGCACCCGCATCCCCTATGTCTTCGCCGAGTGGCTGGGCGGACTGCCCCTTCCCGGATGGACCATTGTCGGCTCCATCATCCTCTTTTTCCTCCTCGCCGGGTGTTTTGTGGACGCCCTGGCGCTGGTCCTGCTGACCGTGCCGATCTTCTACCCGGTCATCACCAAGCTGGGCTATGACCCCATCTGGTTCGGCGTCATCATCGTGGTGGTCACCCAGATGGGCGTGATCTCGCCGCCTGTGGGCGTCAATGTCTACGTGGTCAGCGGCATCGAGCGCGACATCCCCCTGTCCACCGTCTTCCGCGGCGCGATGCCCTTCCTGTGGACCCTGGTCCTCGCCGCGGCCATCCTGGTGGCCTTCCCCCAGATTTCCCTGTTCCTCCCGGGACTGATGAACTGA
- a CDS encoding TRAP transporter small permease, producing the protein MDEGSAGFLGLVKRADRAYLRALRAVVLALAAVSGLAILAMIAVTCADVVLRAFGRPLTGAFDIVRVGGAVAIACALPYTTAVKGHVAIEFFFQKLNRPGRILVDTVCRLLVAGLFSVFAWQCVMYGNSLRRTGEVSLTLQIPMFWVAYVIAGACAVTVLVKVHNLLHPGREMIKP; encoded by the coding sequence ATGGATGAAGGCAGTGCCGGTTTTCTTGGCCTGGTGAAACGCGCGGACCGCGCTTACTTGCGCGCGCTCCGCGCGGTCGTGCTGGCGCTGGCCGCGGTGTCGGGCCTGGCGATTCTCGCCATGATCGCCGTCACCTGCGCCGACGTGGTTCTCCGGGCCTTCGGCCGCCCGCTGACGGGGGCCTTTGACATCGTCCGCGTGGGCGGCGCCGTCGCCATCGCCTGCGCCCTGCCCTACACCACGGCGGTCAAGGGCCATGTGGCCATCGAGTTCTTCTTCCAGAAGCTGAACCGGCCCGGGCGGATTCTGGTGGACACGGTGTGCCGCCTGCTGGTGGCCGGACTGTTCAGCGTGTTCGCCTGGCAGTGCGTCATGTACGGCAATTCCCTGCGGCGGACCGGCGAGGTGTCGCTCACCCTCCAGATACCCATGTTCTGGGTGGCCTATGTGATCGCGGGCGCCTGCGCCGTCACGGTGCTGGTGAAGGTCCACAACCTGCTGCATCCGGGCCGGGAGATGATCAAGCCATGA
- a CDS encoding TRAP transporter substrate-binding protein, which translates to MFCGCGGEAAPTAPAAPGTAAPAPAKAGKPVELTYSVFFPPTHIQCQMAEEWSREVEKRSGGRIKINVFPGGALTQAPQCYEGVVNGISDLGMSCFAYTRGRFPLLEGLDLPLGYPNGRVATRVATELTAKYQPAETADTHVLYVHAHGPGILASRKPVRTMDDMAGLKVRATGLSAKIVTSLGGTPVGMSQPETYEALQKGVADATLCPVETLKGWKQGEVISSVTDSSVIGYTTSMFVVMNKAKWDGLPADLQAVLTEVSAEWVAKQGAAWDQADEEGRAFVAGLGHETLPLSDEEKARWKEAVKPILDEYVKGCADKGLPGDAFLADLQALIAKYAAEAV; encoded by the coding sequence ATGTTCTGCGGATGCGGCGGGGAGGCCGCGCCCACCGCCCCGGCCGCGCCGGGCACCGCCGCCCCGGCCCCCGCGAAGGCCGGGAAGCCGGTCGAGCTTACGTACAGCGTGTTTTTCCCGCCGACGCACATCCAGTGCCAGATGGCGGAGGAGTGGTCGCGCGAGGTGGAGAAGCGCAGCGGGGGGCGCATCAAGATCAACGTGTTTCCCGGCGGCGCGCTGACGCAGGCGCCCCAGTGCTATGAGGGCGTGGTGAACGGCATCTCCGACCTGGGCATGAGCTGCTTCGCCTACACGCGCGGCCGCTTCCCCCTGCTCGAGGGGCTGGACCTGCCGCTCGGCTACCCGAACGGCAGGGTGGCCACCCGGGTGGCGACGGAGCTGACGGCGAAGTACCAGCCCGCGGAGACGGCGGACACGCACGTGCTGTATGTCCACGCCCACGGCCCGGGCATCCTGGCGAGCAGGAAGCCGGTGCGGACCATGGACGACATGGCGGGCCTGAAGGTGCGGGCCACCGGCCTGTCCGCGAAAATCGTCACCAGTCTCGGCGGCACGCCGGTGGGCATGAGCCAGCCCGAGACCTATGAGGCGCTCCAGAAGGGCGTGGCGGACGCGACGCTGTGCCCCGTGGAGACGCTCAAGGGGTGGAAGCAGGGCGAGGTCATCTCCTCGGTGACGGACAGCTCCGTCATCGGCTACACCACCTCCATGTTCGTCGTGATGAACAAGGCGAAGTGGGACGGCCTGCCCGCCGACCTCCAGGCCGTCCTCACGGAGGTGAGCGCGGAATGGGTGGCGAAGCAGGGCGCGGCGTGGGACCAGGCGGACGAGGAGGGCCGCGCCTTTGTGGCCGGCCTCGGCCACGAGACCCTTCCCCTGTCCGACGAGGAGAAGGCCCGCTGGAAGGAGGCCGTGAAGCCTATCCTGGACGAATATGTGAAGGGCTGCGCCGACAAGGGGCTTCCGGGCGACGCCTTCCTCGCCGACCTCCAGGCGCTCATCGCCAAGTATGCGGCGGAGGCGGTCTGA
- the guaB gene encoding IMP dehydrogenase, whose translation MTGDSRIIRGLSFDDVLLCPARSGVLPRDTDVRTRLTRAVGLNIPLLSAAMDTVTESRLAISIAQEGGLGVIHKNLTLSEQAEEVDRVKRSQAGIVSHPFTLTPEHKLKDAEALMGRYHVSGVPITNASGILVGILTNRDLRFEEDLEAPIADVMTPRERLVTVPPGTPMDEAKRLLHRHRIEKLPIVDKDGRLEGLLTIKDIIKARDFPNRCTDERGRLRVGAAVGVGPGEVERVEAVLSAGADVVVVDSAHGHSEMVLDMVRQIKAAFPDAQVIAGNVVTAEAARDLVEAGVDAVKVGVGPGAICTTRVVAGVGVPQLTAVMDVAAECRKRDVPVIADGGVKYSGDIAKAIAAGADAVMIGSLFAGTEESPGEKVLYEGRTFKVVRGMGSIKAMQRGSKTRYMQFDSDPTKLVPEGIEARVPYRGALSGYVHQLVGGLRAAMGYCGCATIPGFQQNARFVEMTAAGLRESHPHDVTITEDAPNYQVPR comes from the coding sequence ATGACCGGTGATTCCAGGATTATCAGGGGGCTCTCCTTCGACGATGTGCTGCTGTGCCCCGCCCGTTCGGGGGTGCTTCCGCGCGACACGGATGTGCGCACGCGCCTGACCCGGGCGGTCGGCCTGAACATTCCGCTGCTGAGCGCCGCCATGGACACGGTGACGGAGTCGCGGCTGGCCATCTCCATCGCGCAGGAGGGCGGCCTGGGGGTGATCCACAAGAACCTCACCCTGTCCGAGCAGGCGGAGGAGGTGGACCGCGTGAAGCGGTCGCAGGCGGGCATCGTCAGCCATCCCTTCACCCTGACGCCGGAGCACAAGCTCAAGGACGCCGAGGCGCTCATGGGCCGCTACCATGTGTCGGGGGTGCCCATCACCAACGCGTCGGGCATCCTGGTCGGCATCCTGACCAACCGCGACCTGCGCTTCGAGGAGGACCTCGAGGCCCCCATCGCCGACGTGATGACGCCGCGCGAGCGGCTGGTCACCGTGCCCCCCGGCACGCCGATGGACGAGGCCAAGCGCCTCCTGCACAGGCACCGCATCGAGAAGCTGCCCATCGTGGACAAGGACGGGCGCCTCGAGGGGCTGCTGACCATCAAGGACATCATCAAGGCGCGCGACTTCCCGAACCGCTGCACCGACGAGCGGGGCCGCCTGCGCGTGGGCGCGGCGGTCGGCGTCGGGCCCGGCGAGGTCGAGCGCGTGGAGGCGGTGCTCTCCGCCGGGGCCGACGTGGTGGTGGTGGACTCCGCCCACGGCCACAGCGAGATGGTCCTCGACATGGTCCGCCAGATCAAGGCGGCCTTCCCGGACGCCCAGGTGATCGCGGGCAACGTGGTCACCGCCGAGGCCGCGCGCGACCTGGTGGAGGCGGGGGTGGACGCCGTGAAGGTGGGCGTGGGCCCCGGGGCCATCTGCACCACCCGCGTGGTCGCGGGGGTCGGCGTGCCCCAGCTCACGGCGGTGATGGACGTGGCGGCGGAGTGCCGGAAGCGTGATGTGCCCGTCATCGCGGACGGCGGCGTGAAGTACAGCGGCGACATCGCCAAGGCCATCGCGGCCGGCGCCGACGCCGTCATGATCGGCAGCCTCTTCGCGGGCACCGAGGAGAGCCCCGGCGAGAAGGTCCTCTACGAGGGCCGCACCTTCAAGGTGGTGCGCGGCATGGGCTCCATCAAGGCCATGCAGCGCGGCAGCAAGACCCGCTACATGCAGTTCGACTCCGACCCGACCAAGCTGGTGCCCGAGGGCATCGAGGCGCGCGTGCCCTACCGGGGCGCGCTGTCCGGCTACGTCCACCAGCTTGTCGGCGGCCTGCGCGCCGCCATGGGCTACTGCGGCTGCGCCACCATCCCCGGCTTCCAGCAGAACGCCCGGTTCGTCGAGATGACCGCCGCCGGGCTCCGCGAAAGCCATCCCCACGACGTGACCATCACGGAGGACGCCCCGAATTACCAGGTCCCCCGCTGA